The proteins below are encoded in one region of Corynebacterium felinum:
- a CDS encoding ABC transporter ATP-binding protein, with amino-acid sequence MTPALVLKDVSAVYRNSPRPVVDNVNLQLKTGELLAILGPSGCGKTTLLRVISGLMPASGGTIELGGTTVVSANTNIPPERRRIGLVPQDAALFPHLTVAQNVAFGLGKHPNKAARVAEMLELVDVAGLADRKPAQLSGGQAQRVALARALAPNPALVLLDEPFSALDAALRTRLRMDIVAILAAANASAILVTHDQDEALSMAHRVAVMNGGVIAQCGTPSEVYNAPTSEWVARFLGTCTVLDDTLVVRPEQVSLSSTEESGNFAATIRSIEFLGHSTMYVVERGDGVRLSSRCLGAPRWQPGDTVSVHLAADLHRLS; translated from the coding sequence GTGACCCCTGCCCTTGTGTTAAAAGACGTCTCCGCCGTATACCGTAATTCACCGCGTCCGGTGGTCGATAACGTTAATCTGCAGCTTAAAACAGGCGAGTTACTTGCCATTTTAGGTCCCAGTGGTTGCGGTAAAACTACGTTACTGCGGGTGATTTCAGGGCTCATGCCTGCATCGGGCGGCACCATCGAACTTGGTGGAACCACGGTTGTCTCCGCTAACACCAATATTCCGCCGGAGCGGCGACGAATCGGGCTAGTCCCCCAAGATGCAGCTTTATTTCCGCACCTTACTGTTGCTCAAAACGTCGCATTTGGGCTGGGCAAACACCCGAATAAAGCTGCGCGCGTTGCAGAAATGCTTGAGCTTGTCGACGTCGCCGGCTTGGCGGATCGCAAACCCGCGCAGCTGTCGGGCGGGCAAGCTCAGCGGGTAGCACTTGCGCGTGCACTCGCGCCCAACCCCGCGCTGGTGCTTTTAGATGAACCGTTTTCTGCACTGGATGCTGCATTACGTACGCGGCTGCGGATGGATATCGTTGCTATTTTAGCCGCTGCGAATGCTTCAGCTATTTTGGTGACCCACGACCAGGATGAGGCTTTGTCGATGGCGCATCGGGTCGCTGTGATGAACGGTGGGGTAATTGCGCAGTGTGGCACTCCCAGCGAGGTCTATAACGCACCCACATCTGAGTGGGTCGCGCGTTTCTTGGGTACTTGCACGGTTCTTGACGACACTCTTGTCGTGCGACCCGAACAAGTCAGCCTGAGTTCTACCGAAGAATCTGGTAATTTTGCCGCGACCATTCGTTCCATCGAGTTTCTTGGCCATTCCACCATGTATGTGGTCGAACGCGGTGATGGGGTGAGGTTAAGCTCCCGCTGCTTAGGTGCACCGAGGTGGCAGCCAGGTGATACTGTGTCGGTTCACCTCGCAGCTGATCTCCACCGTTTAAGCTAA
- a CDS encoding ABC transporter permease has product MTTSQRFLLGLAICAAALVAAPLFFLVAELMTAPSGAVIRALSRPNTVSHSLNTLYLVATVAAGSLLLGISTAFCLVRVALPLPRLWWIAATLPLAIPSYVAGLSWVSATDLRGFVGSWLVLVLATTPYVTLPTAAAFRRADRGIEDVARTLGTGPVLTFIRMSLPQVMPAAAAGALLVALYCLAEYGVVSIMRFPTLTPAVQTAFSGSFNRTLAIVLSALLVLLAIIVVACERLLRQPVTATRITHGNRPPHSLPWWATVGVCTWLLVIFALSVGLPIGEQLYRLSLSVAQREFEGMRLLTALGTTVALGLIGAALATALALPISVLAARRKAQSVAVIETVTYIGHGLPGVVLGLSMVYLALKFLPFLYQTMLLMVVAYAIMFVPKAMGSTRTAIAQVPTTLEDAARSLGRNPRRTWLEVTARLSWPGIASGALIVAVTVMKELPATLMMRPIGTDTLATRLWQLSDINAYGAAAPYALALIAAASIPALMLAGSPESDR; this is encoded by the coding sequence GTGACTACTTCACAACGGTTTCTTTTAGGTTTAGCGATCTGCGCAGCTGCATTAGTGGCCGCCCCACTTTTCTTCCTAGTCGCAGAGTTGATGACCGCTCCTTCTGGGGCGGTCATCCGCGCATTATCCCGCCCCAATACTGTTTCGCATTCGCTTAATACTTTGTATTTAGTGGCAACGGTGGCTGCGGGTTCGCTGCTTTTGGGTATCTCCACAGCTTTTTGCTTGGTCAGAGTTGCGCTGCCGCTTCCCCGACTGTGGTGGATAGCTGCAACATTGCCACTTGCGATTCCGTCCTATGTAGCTGGGCTATCGTGGGTTTCCGCCACAGATCTACGCGGTTTCGTCGGCTCTTGGCTGGTATTGGTTCTAGCAACCACACCGTATGTCACGCTGCCTACCGCTGCTGCTTTTCGACGCGCGGACCGTGGCATCGAAGACGTCGCTCGGACGCTCGGTACAGGCCCTGTGTTGACTTTTATTCGCATGTCGCTGCCCCAGGTAATGCCCGCCGCTGCGGCTGGGGCGTTGTTGGTCGCGCTTTATTGCTTAGCCGAGTACGGGGTGGTTTCCATCATGCGGTTTCCTACCCTAACCCCAGCCGTGCAAACCGCGTTTTCCGGCAGCTTCAATAGGACTCTTGCGATCGTTTTGTCTGCGCTTTTAGTGCTCTTGGCAATCATCGTAGTAGCTTGCGAGCGGCTACTGAGGCAGCCGGTAACAGCGACTCGAATTACGCATGGCAATAGGCCACCACATTCTCTTCCGTGGTGGGCTACCGTAGGTGTCTGCACGTGGCTATTGGTAATTTTTGCTTTGAGCGTTGGGCTACCCATTGGGGAACAGCTGTACCGTTTATCTCTGAGTGTGGCGCAACGTGAATTCGAGGGTATGCGTCTGCTGACTGCGTTAGGTACAACCGTTGCGCTTGGGCTTATTGGGGCTGCACTTGCCACCGCGTTGGCGTTGCCCATTAGTGTGCTGGCCGCGCGTCGTAAAGCACAATCGGTGGCTGTCATTGAGACGGTAACCTACATCGGGCACGGCTTACCCGGAGTGGTGTTGGGCTTATCGATGGTTTATCTTGCCCTAAAGTTCCTGCCGTTTTTGTATCAAACGATGCTGCTGATGGTCGTAGCTTATGCAATTATGTTTGTTCCTAAAGCGATGGGAAGCACCCGTACTGCTATCGCCCAAGTTCCCACCACCTTAGAAGATGCTGCACGCAGCTTAGGTCGTAATCCCCGTCGAACATGGCTAGAGGTCACGGCGCGGTTGTCATGGCCGGGTATTGCTTCCGGCGCGCTGATCGTTGCTGTGACAGTGATGAAAGAACTGCCGGCGACGTTGATGATGCGTCCCATTGGGACCGATACGTTGGCTACCAGGCTTTGGCAGCTTAGTGATATTAACGCCTACGGTGCCGCCGCTCCCTATGCCTTGGCATTAATCGCCGCAGCTAGTATTCCGGCATTAATGCTGGCCGGTTCCCCCGAATCAGATAGGTAA
- a CDS encoding iron ABC transporter substrate-binding protein, which yields MRSPYRFLLASTASVALVGGLTACSNSDTSSTSATTSAADSAQKQSSDDTLVIYSGRSEDLVAPLIEMFEEKTGIKTEVRYGKTAEQAQLLLTEGEKSPAEVFFSQEAGALGLVGDADLLAPLPAEVFESVPANFSSSEKKWVGVTGRARVVAYNKDKVQESDAPDTIDALVDPKWAEQIGVAPGNASFLSFVTAMRVEKGDDFTREWLQKLVDNKVKTYEKNTGILEAVNSGEISLGLINHYYWYLDAAEKGAENMTAQLKFGKPGDLASLVNVTGVGVTKKAEKDPQALEFVKFLLSEDAQKYFATETYEYPLVASVSAPEGVPAMDPTSNPDFDLSKLSSVDETAAMIDEVGLTFTK from the coding sequence ATGCGTTCTCCTTATCGTTTTCTTCTCGCATCGACCGCGTCGGTGGCCCTCGTAGGTGGATTGACTGCATGCTCGAACAGCGATACTTCGTCTACTTCTGCAACTACCTCGGCTGCTGATTCAGCTCAGAAACAGTCCAGTGACGATACTTTGGTGATCTATTCAGGTCGTAGTGAAGACTTGGTGGCACCACTGATTGAGATGTTCGAAGAGAAAACCGGCATCAAAACTGAAGTTCGATATGGAAAAACTGCTGAACAAGCTCAGTTGCTGTTGACCGAAGGTGAGAAGTCACCAGCTGAGGTCTTTTTCTCCCAAGAAGCTGGCGCTTTGGGCTTAGTGGGCGATGCAGATTTACTTGCGCCTCTTCCTGCCGAGGTTTTTGAATCCGTTCCCGCTAATTTCTCTTCTTCTGAGAAGAAGTGGGTCGGTGTTACCGGCCGTGCTCGCGTGGTTGCGTACAACAAAGACAAGGTCCAAGAGTCCGACGCACCTGACACCATTGATGCACTGGTGGATCCGAAATGGGCCGAGCAGATCGGTGTCGCTCCCGGTAACGCTTCGTTCCTTTCCTTCGTCACCGCTATGCGTGTAGAAAAGGGTGACGATTTTACTCGTGAGTGGTTGCAGAAGCTTGTTGACAACAAGGTAAAGACCTACGAGAAGAACACTGGCATCCTTGAGGCAGTAAATAGTGGCGAGATTTCGCTCGGTCTGATTAACCACTACTACTGGTACTTGGATGCTGCTGAGAAGGGTGCTGAGAACATGACCGCTCAGCTGAAGTTCGGTAAGCCGGGCGACTTGGCTTCCCTCGTGAACGTGACTGGCGTTGGTGTCACCAAGAAGGCAGAGAAGGATCCTCAGGCATTGGAGTTTGTGAAGTTCCTGCTGTCAGAAGATGCACAGAAGTACTTTGCCACCGAGACCTACGAGTATCCTTTGGTTGCGTCTGTGTCCGCACCAGAAGGTGTTCCAGCGATGGATCCAACGTCGAACCCTGATTTCGATTTGTCCAAGCTGTCATCGGTAGATGAGACTGCAGCGATGATTGATGAAGTTGGCTTGACCTTCACCAAATAA